A window of Magnolia sinica isolate HGM2019 chromosome 13, MsV1, whole genome shotgun sequence genomic DNA:
GGCTGAAATGCTTGCAGACTTGAAAACTTCAATCACTTAAACCAGCACGAGCAACATGTTTCATAACACACACCAATCAGCCTAACAAATCAGTGTAGGCCAATCACGCACAGTTTCAAACAACTTCACACTAGGAGGATGACTGCATCCATCACTCACGTCTTCACGTGCAAGCTATCAACAAGCCCCGCACACAAGCAAAAGAAAACCCTAGATTCTTTAAAGAACTCTCAGCAcaagcaaaagaaagaaaaagagaaaataatgaGCAGAAGAGTTTTATGAGAAGAAAGGAGGGGAAGACTCTAGCATGATCAAACCCTCTTTGATACTATGCAGTTTATGAAAGATAcaagagaggagaggagaaatttgagaaatagagagagagagagagagagagagagagagagagtaatggtatCAAAGCCATTCTAGCACTACtactcactctttccttctcaaAACTCTCTCCGCTCTCTCTTACAAatgagatatttgaaagatctacTTGGCCATTTTTCTTAAACTCTTCATCAAAgccatatcccaactaattggggccagCTACAAAAATCCTATTATACCATTCCATTCTATCACAGAAGGTTGAAATGTGGTAATGTCAGGTTCATGATCAAAGTTGTGGCCTGGTTAGCAACCTAACACAGCCCTCCTTTATCCGGGattgggaccggcaatgagagCGTAAAACTCTCACAGGTGCTATCTaaatctaatagtctattacataggttgattgaAAACAAGGAGATAATTTTCTTAAATTCATGgggaaaaaaatatagaaaattttcCATAAGATGAATGGTTAAGCCGAGTTGTGTGATCGAGTAGGATAACATCACATGGTCACATAATCATTGGTCAAGCATCCATATGGAAATATGGGAAGCTGGGAACATCTGTAGCGGGTCCCACATGGGAGAATGATCTAACTTGCCAATAAGTGATTTCTTCCTGGTTTTGCAAATTCTCTCAGCATTCCTCTATCCAATATAATTAAGCAAACTAATATAGGAATGATGTTAAATGAACAGAGTAACCACCCAAAGTAGACAGATTATAAGATGGATTTTACTTCAAAAAGTAAGGTGCTGTTGTTGATTTTTGGAACTCATTATTCTCCCTACAGGGCTGTTATGGGTGCACTTCCAAATCTCAGGTCCATCTCAGAGGCAATGGTTGTTGCATCACATATATTCGAGATGATTGATCGGCTACCAACCATCGATCTTGATGACCAAACAGGGTTGACCCTAGAACATGTGAGAGGAGAGATCGAGTTTAAGATTGTCGATTTTGCATACCCATCACGACCAGATTCCCCTGTTCTACAAGGTTTTGATCTTAAAGTGATTGCTGGTATGACCATAGGCTTGGTTGGCAGCAGTGGTTCTGGTAAATCTACTGTCATCTCATTGCTCGAAAGGTTCTATGATCCATCGAGAGGAGAAATCCTCTTCGATCAGATGAATATCAAGAGACTCCAATTGAGATGGTTGAGATCTCAAATGGGTCTAGTCAGCCAAGAGCCGATCCTCTTCGCAACTTCCATAAAAGAGAATATGTTGTTTGGCAATGATGCGGCTACCATGGAGCTTGTTGTTAGAGCAGCCAGGGTTGCTAATGCACATGATTTCATTACTAAATTACCCGATGGATATGAAACACAAGTGAGGAATTTATAAATATTGTATCTCTCATTCAATTATTGACCTTTTCTGATATTTATATAATGGAATGAACAACATCAAAGGATCCCTACTGATTTTTGGTTAACAATCATTTTTATATGCTTGATCAGGTGGGGCAATTTGGAGTCCAAATGTCTGGAGGACAGAAGCAAAGGATCTCAATAGCAAGGGCCTTACTCAAAGACCCAAGAATACTATTGCTCGACGAAGCTACTAGTGCATTGGATGCAGAATCTGAAAGCGCTGTGCAAGATGCATTGGATCTGGCTTCGGTAGGAAGAACAACGATAATCATCACCCATCGCCTCTCCACAATCCATAATGCGGATTTGATTGCGGTTCTCCAATCGGGGAAAGTGGTCGAATCAGGTTCTCATCATCAGCTCAACCAAGTGAGCAATGGGGCCTATTCTGCGATGTTGCAATCACAGCAATCAATCATGAAAAATGAAGACTCCACTACTAATTCTCCGGAAAAAGAAGGAAGCAATAATCATAAGATGTTAAACAGCAAGAATTCAAGCATTATAGGTTTGAGCAATTGTAGCCCATCACCTTCGTCCATCCAGGCAAGCAGCCCATCACCATCGTCGGTCATCCAAGGTCATCACCCCAATAGTCCTAAGGAAGGAAGCTCCATGAAATCTTCCATGGGTTCTCCTTCtcaatggaggatgatgaaaatGAACTCACCAGAATGGAAGAGAGCCATGCTTGGATGCTTGGGCGCGATTGGTTTTGGAGCAGTTCAGCCCCTACATTCGTACTGCATGGGGTCAGTTGCTGGTGTTTACTTAAAAAATGACAAGGGTCTCATCAGATCAGAGATCAGACTATATTGCTTCTTCTTCTTGGCTATAGCATTTGTTAGCATAGTCAGCAATCTTATCCAACATTACAACTTTGCAATCATGGGGGAGCGTTTAACTAAAAGGATAAGGGAGAAAATGCTCCGAAGAATGCTAACTTTTGAGATTGGGTGGTTCGACCGAGATGAGAACTTGAGTGCAGTGATCGTTGCAAGGCTAGCCACCGAAGCTAATGTGGTCCGGTCGCTCATTGGTGATCGTTTGTCCTTGCTTATACAGGTCACTAGTACAGCTTCCTTGGCATTCATAATGGGCTTGGTGATCGCATGGAAGGTAGCGATCGTCATGATCGCAATGCAGCCTTTAATCATATCATGCTTCTATTCAAAGCGGGTGTTAATGGCGAACATGTCTGCAAAAGCACGAAAAGCGCAAAATGAAGGCAGCCAATTAGCAAGTGAGGCTGTGGTTAACTACAGGACAATCGCAGCATTTTCTTCACAGAAAAGGGTGTTGGACCTTTATGAAATTGCTTCGAAAGGCCCAAAGAGAGAGACCATGAAACATTCATGGTTCGTTGGCCTCGGCCTCTCCATCTCCCAATTTGTCACCACAGCCAGTATAGCCATAACCTTCTGGTATGGAGGGAGGTTGGTGCTTCAAGGAGAGATAATCCCCAAACATCTACTTCAGGTTTTCTTCACCTTGATGGGCACAGGCAAGGTCATTGCAGATGCTGGCAGCATGACTTCTGACTTAGCCAAGGGAAGTGGTGCTGTCCAATCAGTTTTTGAAATTCTAGATAGAAGGAGCGAAATCGAGCCTGATGACCCTAAAGGAATCAAACCCAGGAAGATGATCAAGGGCCATGTTGAGCTAAAGAATGTGTTCTTTTCTTATCCTTCAAGGCCTGGACAGATGATATTCAGAGGACTCTGTCTCAAGATTGAAGCTGGAAAGACGATAGCATTGGTCGGTCAGAGTGGTTCCGGAAAATCTACCCTTATCAGTCTGATCGAGAGATTCTATGACCCGTTAAAAGGTTCAGTGGAGATCGACGGACAGGACATCAGGAGCTTTAATTTGAGGCATTTGAGGTCGAATATCGCATTGGTTAGCCAGGAGCCAGTTCTTTTTGCAGGTACGATCCGCGAGAACATTGCATATGGAAATGAGAATGTGACTGAAACGGAGATAGCAGAGGCTGCGAATCTTGCCAATGCTCATGAATTCATAAGGTACAGTTCAATCCATGTGCAGAACATACAACCTTCTTTCATCAACAAATAAACTCATCTTGCAATAAGCATTGCATGAAGCCTGTTAAACATAAAGTGCATGAAGGACGGGACCCACATGCCATGCAATCGAGTTATCCAAACTACATTACTAGCCAAAGCTACCAACATGAGCTGCAGTCCAAAAATCAAGATCCTGATAATCCAATAGTCTGCATTCTTACAAATAAATGGTTCAAAGCAAATGGTAGTTGACAATCTTCTTTTTATCAGTGGATTAAGTCATCCACAGGGACAAATTTTTGGACCGTAGTCCATCGGTGATTGTATTTGCTAGATGTTCGGTTCGGATAATCCGATCATGCAGCAATGTGGGCTCCAAGAGATGAATACATATATCTTCCCTATAGTAATTAGTAAGAGTTCTCATGGGTGGTTGATTGGCTATGAGGATTGCAGCTCCATGCAAGATGGGTATGAAACATATTGTGGAGAAAGAGGAGTTCAGATCTCAGGTGGTCAGAAACAAAGGATTGTAATTGCTCGAGCTATGCTCAGGAATCCAGCAATCCTACTCTTGGATGAGGCTACCAGTGCATTAGATGCTGCATCAGAGAGCTTAGTACAAGAAGCCTTGGAGAAGATGATTACAGGTAGGAGAACGTGTGTAATTGTTGCTCATCGACTTTCCATGATTCAGAAGTTGGAATCTATATCAGTGATAAAAGATGGAAAGATTGTTGAAGAAGGCTCACATTCTCATCTAATGGCTATAGGAGATGGTGGCTCTTACTACTCTCTCATGAAACtccaaaaccaaaacaaaatcATCATAGAATAGAATAGAATCTACCCAAGAGCTAAATcacgaagaagaagaaaatgtagTTCTATACAAGTGAAATTTGGTTGTAGTTGCACCTATATGTTCTGTTCAAAAACCCGAGTTTAAACTCGACTCAAATCTACTTGATATTTAATACTTAAAACTAATAAATGTTTAGATTAATAGCAGATGTATAAGATAGTAACTAATTTTTTCATAAAAGCATTGGATGCCAATGTGGTATgatgtcttttttatttttatttttattttttaaaattaaaatgccTTTTAACAACTCACCCTACACGGTGCAGCCCTGagcgtggggcctaccttgatgtatatattttatatccatgctgtccgtacattttgccagctcatttcagggcatgattccaaaaatgaagcagatccaaatctcaggtggaccacacaacaggaaacagtggtgattgactattaaaaatttcttgtgggacacaaaagttttggatgaagtaggtatttgtttttctctcttcatcccggtctgtgtgaccttatcaacaggttggacggaaaattaatattatgatgtggtccacttgagattcggatctgcttcttttttgggctcatgccctaaaaatgagctggaaaaacagatagcCATatagcaaggtaggccccatatatCATGGGTTAGGCTTGGCAACATGGTTCATGGAACAATGGACAAATATGCTTCCAAGAAAATGGGAATTCTCCTTTTATGTTTTGACAATGGAGGAAAAGATTTTGATTGGTAATTTGGacggtccatcatgtggggtcaccTTGATTTCTGATCGAATCATCCTACCCATCCAATTAACGCCTAAAAAAATGGACAATCTACATTGATTATCAATAGAGATCTTATCATTGATATGAACTGTCCATCACATCAACCCTGCCTTTGATTTCCAATCTCTCATGAATGGTTCTCTGATctaagatcctagccatccaagatggggagttcatatatatctattataattgaaagGGTATgatcaatgatctggaccgttcatcacgTGGGCTCACCCTTGGTTGCAAAGCCCTCCCAAAAAATCATTTTGACAgtgtgatcctaaccatccagccAATGGAGGAAAAGGATGGTACATATTgttatattaaaataaattatgatCTGAAATCTGGTCTGttcatcatgtggaacccacctttcgTTGCCAATCCCTCCCATAAACTTAGTTGGATAAGATGATCCTAACTAGCCAATCAATGgctatgaaaatggatggcctaTATTGACTATAAAAGAGAAGATCATCTCACTGACATGAGAGggtgaaagggagagagataaatGGGTAAAACTATTTTCACAACACTAATGGGCCCACTATCATTATGCCTAAATAAGATTCTTTCCCAGGATACAAGTCATTCTAActagtgatgtagagcaggtcgcggacagtttcatagcCAAAATGGGctagaaaaggcccgatcagaggtagaggtgatccggaccgtcaggaCCTTAAaacgggcgtatctcgcaaaccggaataagttatccgacgtgtcatatatgattttcgggtaggacgagctactttagccacccaacccggctatgccgggttgtcCGTGCCAAATTTGTGACATTCTATCAAATTgacggtcaaaaatccattttattttcatttttactatttatagtaagttttagtttaattataattcttcatcctttaagctttaggagttgtgtccaacataaaaagtatttagaaaaattaggagaataacgtggttaatccacataggacacttactataaatagtaaatttactgtttatagtaagttacaaattttagggagttttaattgtagtttaattctgaaacttcttccaaggcttggtatcactgtttaaagggttgtagactcattatttcaatcaatcaatcaatttatgaactTTCATGAATAttgtttctattttcttgctttttccccGTGGATTTGAGGagtctctgtaaggagtccagagaagctttatggattcgaagtagttatccttgaggaagacggtgattgacctcatcacgcccatccctgcgtcaattggtatcggaGTGAAGAATCCCCTCAGGCCGATGGGAAAACAACGAAGGTACGAACCAAAATTCTGTAAACGGTGATCTAGGTATTCGTTATCTTTTGggaagaatgaaagctttccaccgggagtgtcagttgaccatgcaagggctctAGGAAACCCTCGACCATCTTACGGATGCACTAATTATGCCCCTAGCCCAAGGCGATGCTCAACCGCTCGTAGTTGTTATACGGCACAACCCTAATTTTCGCAGAGGACTACCACTACTAAATTGTAGAGCTACACCAAATGATTTGAGCTCTAGTGACGAGGATCTTGATGAAAGCTTCGCCCGATGGCCAATCCATGTAGGTGATTGTTTAGATCGTGCTAAAAGTGATTATCGAGATAACgtcgaacttcctagttttaacagtTTATTACACATATAAGATTTCCTCGACTAGCTAGCTGAAatagaaagatattttgattatatggacgtttCAAATCATAAAAAGCTGAAATTAGTAGCATTTAAATTACAAtctagtgcttctgcatggtgggagcaattacaactctcacatgcccgacagaacaaggcgcccatctcatcatggccacggatgagacgttttCTTCGATCACAATCCCTCTCTAGTAATTACGAGCATATATtgttccagcaataccaaaattgccAACAGGGGAATCAAACCATTATAGATTACATCGAAGAATTTCACCAGTTGACAAcacaaaatgatctgtcaaaaatCGAATCGCagaaggtagcacgatttataggtgggttacgatcGGCAATTCAAGACCGAGTTCAAATGCACCCAGTcggggactgtggatgaagcaattTAGTTGGTAGGTAGGGCAAAAACGCAGCTTGCAAGAGACCCTAATCGGCATTATTCTTCAACTTAGCTCCCCATAATGGGTCTCACACAGGATCCAGTGTTGGAAGgaggaaaagaaccagtaggagGACATCCTCAACCTCCTATAACTGTAAACCATGACACAGAGAGTAGTCCATTTAGGCCACAATGTGTAGCACCCACAATAGCAGGCCCgcgtaggattccaaatccttacatTCAGCCAAGGTTGAACAATTACTATCATTATGGCCAACCAAGTcacttatcaaatacttgtccctagCGACAAGTGGTGAAAATCGCCATTAATGATGGTGGTGTTGAAAATGCCAATGAAGCCCCAGATGTTGAAGAACTAGAGCACGTCATAGAAGATGAGGCAGATAAGACAGGTTGAGTTCCACAGGATCATGGTGAGTCACTCGTTGTGAGGCGACTAGTGTATGCGCACAAGAAAGAGGTACACCCACAACAACATAACATCTTCCGAACTAGGTGTACAGTGAATTGAAGATTTTGCgatgtgatcattgatagtgggagcagcgagaacattttctccaaggtcatggtgaaaaaGTTACAATTAAAAACAGAGCATCATCCCTCCCCATATATGATTGGTTGGATTAAGAATGTTAGTGAAACTAAGGTAACTGATTAGTGCACTATATCTTTTTCTATTCGTAaatattataaagatgaagtaGTATGCAATGTAGTTGATATGGAGGCTTGTCACTTGCTACTCGGTTGACCATGGAAATCCGatcgtgacgccactcataaagggcgagatattGTGTATATTTTCATCAAAGATGATCGGAAAACCATAGTAGCCCCTATGAGTCTAGAGGAGCCACCCGAAACTTCTAAAGTAGAGGGTCGTTCTCTCTTAACTATACAAGACTTTGTGGAGGAATTCAAAGAAATAGGGCAGGCCTATGcgttaattgtaaaaggggaagaactcgagcctaccatcatcGCTGAGAGACTAAAGCCCTTGTTGtatgaatttaaagaaatttagcctaatgaccttcccgatgggttgcCTTGTAATGCCTCGATTTTTgaaacctgagtatatgactcgtttttcaaaaacccgagtgttagcctttaaaattcagtCCAAATTTAAACCATCTTATCAAATATCAAAGTTAGCAGCAATTGTTAGCGGATTAAACCATGCATTATATAAAAACATTCTGGTTAtcacaaaatttcaaatgtagtACCCATACAgaacttatacaatctcaaataacaaagttcattaaacaaaaaaatatatatatcatctagtgatggagctcaatatgggttgcagggaccccgtctagctcctcagctacccaatCTGCTCTAGCAACCCAATGAACAGCATCGGCTCGGTTTAAACTTgcatcaactgatatggtttgatagcggtAATGGATATCGCAGTGAGGAGTagcctctaagattacacactcatcattcataatccaggaTAGATCGTAAATCATGAGAATGGACATTAAATAGTgcaattcataatcatgatcatatactcaaaaattGAGTCAATTAACATAATCTCATCATTGttaaaatataatagcaatcgcaatgcaagtgaatgtgtctagataattaaataatcaatcatacaactttctattgtgctcgaaaatcacattgtacgcgAACTCCGTAAATTGACTAGAAAATTAATAAGCGAACTCCTGCTCCACCTCGAAATCACAGTACAAGTGAACTCTGCaaagtgaatagaaaatcaagctttaaacctctacttcacccaaaaattatatcgtatgtgaacaccgcaagatggctagaaaatcgataagtgaacttcagctccacccagaaaaCATAATACGACTGAAtactgcaagatgaagagagaattaacatacaaacatctacttcacccagaaatcatatcgtacatgaactccacaagatggctagaaaattgataagcggattctcgctccacccagaaatcatagtacgactgaacaccgcaagatgaagagagaatcaacatacaaactctagaccacccagaaatcatatcgtacatgaacacTGCATGcaacaccctggttctcataaCCCGAGGACGATCGCTCGAGGGTTACGTTATGAAGTGAACTATCATACATCTAATTAGTAGTAAATTTCACGACACAAAGTGAGGTAACTGCAACATAAGCTAAGGAAATCATGAGAAATAACAAGGAAATTcaaaacaattaaaggaaagaaaaatgaaatcccACAGTAGGGaattattattacaattcaagCAAAACACAAAGTCTGAAGTACGAAAGTatgtaaatcctaaaatatcaATTGAGCTCCAACGGCTCATCTACATCGGCATAAAGGTCCTCCTCATCGAACTCCTCAGTCATCTCTAAGGTCCCACCATAGGGGTCTCCACTTGGCATCAACcctgcatctatttggtgcaactgcacgattgggtgagtgaaaccTCAGTGGAAATTTTTcacaaggattcatgcatatcagGTCGTTCTAAAATAGTTTTAAACTAATACATTCAATCGTGATGAGGATAATATGAAGTTGTATgcaaatgtatggatgtatgaatttATGCTCAAGTCatagatctggggatgcacatccagttgtcaaaataaagggtcgcccaaggagaattagtcacccaaaaaagtactcaaaggtaagcccaaggagaactagtcactcgGAAAAGACCATGCAAGTGAGTACGCCCAAGGATATCCTGACTCCTGGAAAAATACACGAGGTACGCCCGAAGAGTGTCTAATCccagaaaagcctcatgtaaagaaagagCGTCCAAAGTGACCCAAATGCACATGTTCTATGAGTTAACTGTAGTGATAGAACTTTTAGTAAATTGTAtagagtgtggcttacattgagcactcggaaaaattcatatgtcatgcgtggatgtcatgcaccatcATACTCATGTACACTCCATAGGATTAACGAGATTTCTCTCATAAACGTTATCAAAGCTTGCAGTATTTTAATAGGATATCAAAGCATCCAAGaataagttcaacataaatactTTACTTTCTCTAAGTCTAAATGAGGTCCCATAAATGTGATATTTCAAGCATGCTAAATTAGTAACAAGTTTATTCTACATTTCTCATGAAAGATAACATCCCACACATAATCTTAATTTGTAAAATATGATGAAATGAAATATCATGACCCTTGTCATTACTAGTAGGACTATGCCCAAAATCAAGCAATTACTAAAATATCATAGAGAATGTAAGGCTAAATTCCAACTACATAGTTATCAAATGTGGGGCTTGAGTAAGGGAATTTAATGTACTAACTCATGTTCATCACATCCATATGGGAAAATAAAGAACTAAATTACTATTGGTGTTATTCTAAAACTTCATTAGAATCAAATTATAATGAATCTAACCCATATAAGGAGGAATGGAGCAAACTTATCATTGGAACGGAAACAAGAATTCTTAACTTTAATGCAACTAGTAGAAGTATATATGTACTTAAGCAATTTCAAATGTGGCATAATGAGTGTGATACAACTCTTATGAGATGGATTAGAGCAACACGATTTATGGCATTCCCACATGATTATCCATGTCAATTCAAGGTTAAAGGAAACACAACTACCATTTACACAATTATAATGTCTTTATACATTTAAGCTTAAACTATCTTAGAATTcaatgaaatgaggaagccatgtgggatatccctcacctagaTTGAAAGTTCCTCTTGTTTTGAGATGTCCTTATGAGGTGGATGTAAAGATCCTAAAATCCAAGCAAGTATATAATTAATCTCCTAATTCCAACTTACAAATAGTCCACAAATTATATACACCTTGATTTCTACTTACTTAACTGGACAGATTGAAGGAAGGAGTGTCTTCTAAGGTAAACAGTTGCTGGTTGTACCTGGAGAAATTGTTATAAGACACTAGTGAGTCgcgactgagttgactcggttgggaTTTTCAACTAACAACTAGATGAGTTAGTTTTAAGAGATCTACTAACTACAGGGTTAGATTAATGACCCATTGGATTCAATGCTTCCCAAATCATCCACAGATGATTGGAGTCAGCTTGACTCAGTCGGGAAACTAGCCGAGTCGACCCGTTACTGAGTGTGGAGTTGACACAGTTGGGAAACTGGTCGGGTTAGCCCCCAATTGGGCAAGTTTGGATCACCCTTAACTGGGCTTCAGGTTAACTAGGGCGAGCTGCTTCCCAGGCCCAACTGAGTCAGGATTTCTATGCCTGAAACGTTCCTGAGTCACTGACTCAGTAGCGACTCAACCCAGACGACCCTCTCTACTAGCTGGGTGCGGCATGTCTGAGATCGGCTCGATATGCCTGACATTACTTGAGGCAATCTGATCACAGCCATGGATTTAGATCAGGATTTCCACCCTGAGATGTGGATCTGAGTCACCCAACTCGTGACCAAGTTGGGGTGACTGTGAACCTAATCGGCTGAGCGGGTGAA
This region includes:
- the LOC131223825 gene encoding putative multidrug resistance protein; translation: MDFTSKSKVLLLIFGTHYSPYRAVMGALPNLRSISEAMVVASHIFEMIDRLPTIDLDDQTGLTLEHVRGEIEFKIVDFAYPSRPDSPVLQGFDLKVIAGMTIGLVGSSGSGKSTVISLLERFYDPSRGEILFDQMNIKRLQLRWLRSQMGLVSQEPILFATSIKENMLFGNDAATMELVVRAARVANAHDFITKLPDGYETQVGQFGVQMSGGQKQRISIARALLKDPRILLLDEATSALDAESESAVQDALDLASVGRTTIIITHRLSTIHNADLIAVLQSGKVVESGSHHQLNQVSNGAYSAMLQSQQSIMKNEDSTTNSPEKEGSNNHKMLNSKNSSIIGLSNCSPSPSSIQASSPSPSSVIQGHHPNSPKEGSSMKSSMGSPSQWRMMKMNSPEWKRAMLGCLGAIGFGAVQPLHSYCMGSVAGVYLKNDKGLIRSEIRLYCFFFLAIAFVSIVSNLIQHYNFAIMGERLTKRIREKMLRRMLTFEIGWFDRDENLSAVIVARLATEANVVRSLIGDRLSLLIQVTSTASLAFIMGLVIAWKVAIVMIAMQPLIISCFYSKRVLMANMSAKARKAQNEGSQLASEAVVNYRTIAAFSSQKRVLDLYEIASKGPKRETMKHSWFVGLGLSISQFVTTASIAITFWYGGRLVLQGEIIPKHLLQVFFTLMGTGKVIADAGSMTSDLAKGSGAVQSVFEILDRRSEIEPDDPKGIKPRKMIKGHVELKNVFFSYPSRPGQMIFRGLCLKIEAGKTIALVGQSGSGKSTLISLIERFYDPLKGSVEIDGQDIRSFNLRHLRSNIALVSQEPVLFAGTIRENIAYGNENVTETEIAEAANLANAHEFISSMQDGYETYCGERGVQISGGQKQRIVIARAMLRNPAILLLDEATSALDAASESLVQEALEKMITGRRTCVIVAHRLSMIQKLESISVIKDGKIVEEGSHSHLMAIGDGGSYYSLMKLQNQNKIIIE